AGGACATCCTTCGCCAGATGCAACGGCTCAGCCGGGAAGAACTCTTCGAATCGTTACCCGGTCCCAAGCGCCGAAAGAAGCTCAGCAAAAAGGTCCTAGGACTGGTGTAAGAGGATTACCGGCTCCGAAGGTATTTTAAACTCACCCAGAGGACCGCTCCTGTGAGTTGGAAAGCTCTTGAAAGCAGCAAAACCGCCCAACACTGCGGAAAACTAAGGTCTGAACCTCGAATAACCTCCCATAAATTAGCGCCAAAATGTCAGCCATAAAAGGTGTCACCTGAGGAAATCAACCCTGCCTGTGGGTAGGCCCCACCGCTGTTGAAGATGCTGAACACGTATAGGTATCTGAAACCCGTTCCATCTTTGTTGATCTCGAAAACCGATCCAGGATCCGGCTGATAGCCAAAGCTCGGTGTCGCACCAAAACTGGTCCCGTATAGTGTGATACCCGACATGACCAACGGTGCCCGAGGACTCATTCCGCTGTCCAAAAAAGGAAAAAAATGCAGTGTCCGAAAGGCCATGCCATCTGTGTTTATAGCAAACACGCTGCCATAGCAACACTCTGTGGTCCCGAACAGGGTGTTGCCTGACGATATCAAACCGGCAAGAGGATTTGCGGAATTGGTGAAATAATGCAGAACTGTAAAGCCCGTGCCGTCTACGTTGACCTTAAAAACAGTACCGATCCCGGAAATGCCGCCTGATTGTGCAGTACCGTAGAGAGTGTTGCCCAAAGCGATTACACCAACAGGACGTGATCCATCGTTGTTAGTTGGAAATCCACAACAGGTGGATTGTGCCGTAAAATTATAAATCGTGGTCAGGGCTTGAGCCGGCAAGCAATCAACGAGAGTCAAAGCCGAGACGATCACGAGCAAGACAAAATGAAGGCGAATAGTTGACGGTTTTTCCACGGTTATTCTTGTTTCATTATAAGCTTAACGCATTAAACCGCAAAGGTGAACCTCGGTATTGAGATCACCCGCGCAGCGTACAAAACAATTCGCGTGCCAAAAAGCAATCTATCAGTTTCAATTTAATGCTCTGCCGAAGGGCTAAGAGATGTGGCGAGGCACTTATTTAGGTTGCAGGACGTGGGGGAGAAATCGCGGTAACTCGTCATCACCTGGCGGGTCTGTGCGGGCGTTGGGATACCTGCTGCCGGGGGGTGCGTCCTAATGCACGATTTGCTTCAGACTGGTTGGGCCTAGCGGGGCCTAGCGGCTAGCCCACTACTCGGAGGGTTTGGATGTAGAACTTGTAATCCCGCCCCTGGGTCGCCCCTCAGATGGAAAGGAGGAAACGACCCCATCGAAACGGCTGGCCCTTTCCAAGACAGTGGGGTGTTTCCATGAGAAGCAAGCTTCTGGCGCTGGCGCTGATTCCGCTTTCTTTCAGCATAGCGGGATTCGCACCTGGCCCACGGTCCAGGCCTACGGCTACGCGCCGTGACATCGGGGAGGACGCCAATGCCTGCTGGGGTTTTTTCCGCATGTTGCCAGGAACACATTGAAGACACAACTCGGCCTGCTCTCGTTCCTTCGCGGCTCAAAAAAATTCTTTAGGCGAGGCGAGGTTTTGGGTTATCCGTTGCGGATTGCGGCGCCTTGCGCAAAGGCATATTTTCGCACTGTGAAATCGCTGCGTCACGTTTACCCGCGCCGGAAGCTCCGTCGCGCGGCCTCACGCGACGAGTCTTATGACCCCAGCCACAACTGAATTGCCTTCCTTTCCGCCGTTAGCTCCTGTTCCTGGTTTGCGGAGCCTCGAAGGTGCACGGCTGGTTCATGTGACCCAGTCCGTCTCCCGGCTGGCCGGCGGTCTCTTCGAGAGCGTTCGGCATTTATCGCAAAGCGTCCAGGACGCGACCGGGGCGGACCTGACCGTTCTGGGCCTTGAAGACGAACGCGCCGGGCACGACGTGCCCTGCTGGGCTCCTTTGCGCGTTCGCACCCAGGCGGTCATTGGCCCAGGAAGGTTTGGCTATGCGCCCGGCCTGTCTCGCGCCCTGAAAGAAAACCACCCTGTGCTGGTCCATTTGCATGGGCTTTGGAAATATCCGGCAGTGGCGGTTTGGCGCTGGGCCCGCCGGACCCGCCGGCCTTACATCGTTTCGCCTCACGGGATGCTCGAACCATGGGCCCTGACACAATCCCTATTGGCAAAGCGCCTGGCTGCCATGCTCTATCAACGCGCTTGCTTGCGAGCCGCAACCTGCCTGCGCGCCACCTCGAACATGGAAGCCGATGGCATTCGGCGTGGCGGCTACTCCAACCGGATTGCGCTCGTGCCGAATGGGGTTGAAGTGCCCGAGCGCCTTCCAGCGCGCACCGCGCGCAGCAGGCGCAATCGGCGGCTCCTGTTCCTCTCGCGCATTCATCCTAAAAAAGGATTGCTGAACTTGGTCAAGGCCTGGCACGCCGCCGGCCCGAGCGATTGGGAACTGGTCATCGCCGGACCCGATGAAGGTGGACATCTGGCCGAGGTGAAGGCGGCGGCGCAGGCGCGCGGGTTGGGGCAACGGGTCATCTTTTGCGGCGAAGTCTGGGGGCGCGATAAGGTAAAGCTCTATTGCGAATCAGACCTGTTCGTGCTGCCGTCGTTGAGTGAGAATTTTGGGCTCGTGGTGCCCGAGGCGCTGAGCTGCGAACTCCCGGTCATCACGACCCAGGCAACTCCCTGGCAGGAACTCGAACGCCACCAATGCGGTTGGTGGATCGGCACGGGAGTAGCGCCGCTGGCCCAGGCGCTCAAGACGGCGTGCGCTTTGCCGGACGCTGCCTTGTACGAGATGGGGCGCCGCGGCAGGGAACTGGTCGCCGCCAAATATACTTGGGGGCCTATCGGCATCCAGATGGCGCAGGTCTATGAATGGATGCTGGGCCTGGGCGAAAGGCCAGAGTGTGTGGTGTGAATTGCTCGCAAATACGGATACAAAGCGAGGAACGCGCTATAATCCATGAGCCGCAAAGTCCTACCGTGGCTAACGATCCCGGCGGCAATCGTCCTCCTGCTCGGTGGTTGTTGGTGGGCAGCCAAGGGGAGATACGAACACGCCCGGGCCGCATGGAAGACGGAAACGCTAGGCCGCCTAGCCGGATTATCGATCACGAATGAGGAGATCAGCAAAGAACTCGACGGGCTTAAAGGCCTTACTCCCTGGACGAGCGACAATGTTGTCCGAATGACCAACGGCGAGTTCATTATTTACGCGTTTTGGCACGGCGCCAACAGTGGATTTGTGCACCATTTGTTTCTTGGGCATGCCTCTGATGGGCGATGGCTCTACAGCTCCTACCATTTCTGCAACAGCATGGTCGCGGTTTCTTCCGACGATCCTCCCGGCTCGATTGGCGAGTTTGAGCAGCGATATTCGGTGCGCGAGTTCGACGGCAAATCAGACGAGTGCCTACAGGCAACCTGGCCAAACTAACAATAACGCACTATGACTGATCGCCGCCATCCTCCTCGTCCTCGTCCTCGATTCTCCAGGGGTTTCGAGGACGACGGGAGAGCCGCTCTAAGTGATATCCCTTCCAGGCAATCCGCGCAGCATCAACCGGCGATGCTTGCTAAACGCGCCCCTCAAAGCCAGCGAAAGGTCATCTTGCAGCTCCTGCATCTGCCGATACACCTCCGCGTCTTTTGGACAAGGTTCCGCTGTTTCGGCTGAGTTCAGTTCAACAAATTGATGGGTAATCTCGCTGATCGAGACCTTCTCGCCCTGTTGCCGGCGCCAGCACCAGAGGGCCTGCAACGCCGCCCCATAGGCAGCCCCTTCGCTCACTTTCAAGGTGACCACTTCCGTGTTGAAAATATCCGCCATAATCTGGCGCCAGACCTTGGACTTTGCGCCGCCTCCCGTGGCGCGGATTTGGACCGGCTTGACCCCTAATTCCGCCAAGCGCCGCAAGCCATAATTCATTCCCAGCGTGACGCCTTCCATTGCGGCTCGGGCAAAATGGCCTGCCTCAAAAGTCTTTTGAGTCACACCGAACCAGACGCCTGTGCCGTCCGGCACATTGGGAGTCCGTTCCCCTTCAAAATAGGGGAGCAACATAAGCCCGTTAGAACCGGGGGCCACGCGCGCCGCCTCCGCCGCGAATTTCTCGTGCGACCACCCGAAATCGTCGCGCGCCATCTCCGTGGCCACCGTGACGTTCATGGTGCAGAGCAAGGGCAGCCAGCGGTTGGTCGAGTCGCAGAAGGCGGCGATCTCGCCTTGGGGATCGACGATGGGTTTTTCGGCGCAGGCGAAAATGGTGCCGCTGGTGCCGAAGCTCGCGGTAATAACCCCGGCACGGGTGTTGCCCGTTCCGATGGCGCCCATCATGTTATCGCCTCCGCCGGCGCTGACCAGCACGCCCGGGTTTAAATCCAGCAGCTTGGCCGTCGCTGAGTGCAGGACTCCCGCCGGCTGGTCGCTGCCGATGAGCGGCGGCAGCTTGCCCGCAAGGTCCGGGTCGATAGCCTCCAACGCCGTATCGGACCATTTACGCTTGCGCACGTCGAGCAGCGCCGTGCCGCTGGCGTCGCCGTACTCCATCACCCGCTCGCCGGTCAGCCAGAAATTCAAGTAATCATGCGGCAACAGCACCGTAGCAAGCCGCTGATAATTCTTGGGTTCATGCTTCTTGAGCCAGAGAATCTTCGATGCGGTGAATCCAGGCAGGACGGCATTGCCCAGCGCGCGTACCGTCTTTTTGAGGCCGCCGAGCCGTTCCATGATTTCGTCGCACTCGGCGGCAGTGGAAGTGTCGCACCACAGTTTGGCTGGCCGGATGACTTCGCCGTTGCGGTCAAGCGGCACGAAGCCGTGCTGCTGACCGCTAACGCCGATGGCCTTGACCTCGGCGGCGACCGCTTTGGCCTGGCGCAACGCGCGGCGAATCCCGCTGGCGGTCGCCTCGCGCCAGGTGTGCGGGTGCTGTTCCTTGGCCCCGGGCGGCAGGTCTGGCAATAGCTCGTATTCCTGCGCCGCCGCTGCCAGGACCTTGCCGTCGCGCGCATCGACGACGAGGACCTTGGTGGATTGTGTGCCGCTGTCAATGCCCAGCAAGAGTGTTCTCATGAAGAAGTCGAGCAGAGAATGAACGCATCGGTTCGCATTGTCCACTCTGGAAATGAGCCTCAGAACACCGTCTCACTCCTTTTGCACGGGATCAGGAAGTCTGAGCTGCACAAGGAGAAAACTGGCAGGACGCTCTGTTGAAATCGAGGCCTGGGCCAAGCAGGCGGGGATGAGGACGAATTGGCCCGGAAGCAGCACATTCAAATGGGTGGCGCGCAGTTCGAGTTGGCCGCTAATAACGCCCAGGATTTGCATTCGATGCGGCTGGAGGCTGAAAGTTGCGAGCGGACCGATGCGATAGCGTTGCACCACAAAAAGCGGGTCGTTCACGAGGGTCTGCGACCGAATCTCAGTGCCGGGGCTTATGGGGCGGAACTCGTTGCTGACAAGGCCCGGCTCGAAATCCTGGAAATCAATGCTCTCGAGTGATTCGCGCAAGTGAAGCGGGCGCGGCTTGCCGTCGAGCCCCGCCCGGTTCCAATCGAACACGCGGTAGGTCGTGTCCGAGTTTTGCTGGATTTCAAAGATAACGAGACCGGCGCCGATGGCATGAACCCTGCCACTGGGCAAGAACATCGCGTCGCCCGCTTGAACGGGGATACGGTGGAAACAATCTGCCACCGAGCCATCGCGCAGTTTCTGTTCGAATCCCGCGCGGGTCACTCGCTGTTTGAGCCCTGCATAAAGCTCGGCGCCGGGCTCGGCATGGGCGATATACCACATTTCGGTTTTGGGCTCGCCACCCAACTGCGCTGCCTTGGCCGGCGGCGGGTGGACCTGGAGCGAGAGTTTTTCCCTCGCATCGAGGATTTTGATAAGGAGCGGAAAACGCGCCTCAGGAGGGGTTGAATGTCCAAGCAATTCGCTGGAATGCTGTTCGAGCAGCCAACGCAGGTCTTTGCCTGCCAACGGGCCATTGGCGATGACGCTGACGTCGCCGGGCCGATCACTGACTTCCCAGGATTCACCGATGGGCGCCGAAGGGGGGAGCCCTTTGCCGTAAAGGCGCTCCAACTCGCGTCCGCCCCATACCCGCTGCTTAAAGATTGGGTGAAAGGTAAAGGGATATAACATTCCAATCCCGCGAATGAAGTGGGTTATTGGGTTGGGGTGTCGGCGCCGTTTAGCGCTGCCGGTTTCTTTTCGTTGAAATGACCGAAACTTCGGAATTTGGCGTATCGTTGCTTGAGCCGTTCTGCGGCAGACAGCGCCAGGAGTTGTTCCAGGTGCCGCAGAAGGACGCCCTTCAAGGTCTCAGTAGTGCGGTCGTGGTCGGTGTGGGCGCCGCCAAGCGGCTCGGGGACCACCTCGTCCACCAGACCCAATTCCAGCAGGTGTTTGGCGGTTATCTTGAGAGCCTCGGCGGCCTTAGGAGCGGCCGAGCGGTCCTTCCAGAGAATCGCGGCGCACCCTTCAGGGCTGATGACCGAGTAATAGGCGTTTTCCAGGATGAGCACGCGATCGGCGACACCGATGCCCAGGGCGCCGCCAGAGCCCCCTTCCCCGATGACTGCGGCAATGATGGGCACTTGGAGCAGCATCATTTCACGCAAGTTCACCGCGATGGCCTCAGCGATGTGGCGTTCCTCAGCGCCGATGCCCGGATAGGCGCCGGCTGTATCAATCAATGTGATGATCGGCAGTCCAAATTTATCCGCCAACCGCATTAAACGCAGGGCCTTACGATAGCCCTCCGGATGCGCAGACCCGAAGTTGCGCAGGATATTTTCCTTGGTGTCACGCCCTTTTTGCGTGCCGATGACCACCAGTTTGTGCGGCCCCAGCGACGCAAATCCCCCCACCACCGCGCGGTCTTCGGCGAAAAGCCGGTCGCCATGCAGTTCATTGAAATCAGTAAACGCGGACTGGAAATAATCCAGGGAAAACGGTCGCTTGGGATGGCGTGCGATCTTGATCCGGTCCCAGGCGCTGAGATTCAAAAAAATCTGCCGCTTGGTTTCTTCGAGTTTCTTTTCGATTAACGCCACCTCCTCATCCACGCTCAGGTCGAGGGAGTGGGTTTCGGGATGTTTCTTCAATTCGTCGAGCTTGGTTTGCAATTCTGCAATCGGCTTTTCGAAATCGAGGTGATGTTTCATCGTCCCGAAAGTTAGTGCAAGGGCGGGGATGTCAAAAGCAAAAAACAAAGAGCCGGATTTGCATCCGGCTCTCAGTGGTGACGAGGTTTATACGCCTTCACCCAGGCGCTCAGAAGGGTAATGCGGCCAACTATTTGCTCGCTGTTCGAACCGCATTACAAGCAAAACCTCTATACTAACCCTAAACGAACAGCGAAATCTGCTTCGCAACTGCTATAATAGATGCAATAGCGACGCTACTTGTTCAAAAAATCTTCTCTTTTTCAAAGATGCTCGTGGCCGTCACAAAAACACTGCTCTGGCCGCCCCGGCCAGGGAAGAGCTTCATGGTTACTCATTCCATTGAAGCGCCGCCGCGTCAAGTTGGAATGGCCAGGTCAGTAAAAACTCGTGTGTGGGAGCGCATAGCCAGCACACGGGCCAAGGGTGTGCGGCGAGTTTGCGCAAGTGATTCGCGCAATGCCTCTTCCTTTCCTTCACCGGATGCCAGAAGCCACACCTGGCGCGCGGCAGCCAGAGCGGGGTAGCCGAGGGTAATTCGACGGGGCGGCGGTTTAGGTGTTACCACGGGGCGAAACACAGCGGGGCTGAGGGCGAGGTCTTCGGGTTCACCTGGAAACAACGAGCAGACATGGCCTTCTGGACCCATGCCCAGGAAGACCAGGTCGATGACCGGCTGGCCATTGGCGGCGCGCTGGGCCTTCGAGCAGAGCTCGGCCTCGGCTTGGGCTGCTGCCAACTCGGGTTGGTCCTCACCGCGAATCCGATGGATTTGGGCCTCTGGAATTCTCAGAGGCTGCAAAAAACATTGGCGCGCCATTCCGAAATTGCTTTCCGGGTCGTCCGGCGGCACGCAACGTTCGTCACCCCAAAAGAAATGAACAGAACGGAAGATTTTATCTGCGCTTGCCTTCCCAAGCTCTGATGCGCGTTGCAGGAAGCGAGCCGCAATGCGCCCGCCGGAAAGAGCCACCAGATAAGGCCCCGGCTGGGTGGCGGCCCGCCCAAGCTCATCGAGCCACGCGGCAGCGGCTGCCTGGGCCAGGCTCTCGGGATTGGGATGCTTGAGGAGGTCGAAATGGCTCATCACAGTGAAATCAGGAGCGTGGCACAGGGCTATCTTCGGCGATTCTCGCGGCAGGCCCTTTGCCGGTCAGCACTGCCGGTTCGCGCCAGGCATGGCCCGATTGGGCGAGCAGGTCATCGGCCGCGACCGGCCCCCAGGTGCCGGCTGAATAAAACTCGCGATTGGTCAGCGGCTTGGCATCCCAGGCCTGGCGGATGGAATCCACGATTTGCCACGCGGTCTCCACCTCGTCGCGCCTGATGAACAGAGTGGCATCGCCCGCCATGGCCTCCAGCAGGAGCCGTTCGTAGGCCTCGGGCGTGTAGGCGCCAAATTCGCTGTCGTAACTGAAATGCATGCGCACGGGACGGACAGCCAGGCTGGTGCCAGGCACCTTTCCGTTGAAACGGAGTGTAATGCCCTCGTTGGGTTGCAAACGCAGCGTCAGAGAGTTGGAGTCAAGTTGTTGGCCGCACTCTGCGGCAAACAGGACGTGAGGCGTGGGGCGGAACTGCACGCGCACTTCACTGGCGCTGAGCGGGAGACACTTGCCGGTGCGCAGGAAAAAGGGAACACCCGACCAGCGCCAATTATCGATGAACAATTCAAGCCCTACATAGGTTTCCACATTCGAATCGGGTTTTACCTTCGGCTCCTGCCGATAGCCGACCCGCAGTTCGCTATCGACTTTGCCGGCAAAGTACTGGCCGCGAACGACCTGGCGCGCCACCTCTTGGGGTGTCAGGCGCCGGATGGATTTGAGCAGCTTGACTTTTTCATCCCGGATGCACTCGGCTTCGAGTGAAACCGGCGGCTCCATGGCGACCAGCGAAAGGACCTGCAGCAGATGGTTCTGAACCATATCGCGCAACGCCCCGGCTTCTTCGTAATAGCCTCCGCGCTGCCCCACGCCCAATTCCTCGCTGACGGTGATCTGCACATGATCAATCGAGTCCCGATTCCAGAGCCGCTCGAAAGTCGCGTTCGAAAAGCGAAACATCAGGATGTTCTGGACGGTCTCCTTGCCCAGATAATGGTCGATGCGAAAGACCTGCTGTTCGCTGGCATAGCGGGTCAGTTCCCGGTTGAGCTGGCGGGCCGTTTCCAGGTCATGGCCGAAGGGTTTCTCGACCACAATCCGTTGCCAGCCCCGGCCGTTGGCATCATTTTTTTGCAAAAGCCCCGCCTGATGGAGCTGTTCGATAACCGACCCAAACTGGCTGGGCAAGGTTGCGAGATAAAACAGCAGGTTCTTGCGCAACGGTTCGCTGCCCAGGGCAGTGAGTTGCTGTTCGAGCCGTTGATAGGCCCCTGGGTCAGTCAGGTCGCCCCGGCAATAGGAGATGTGCTGTGAGAATTGTTCCCACACGTTGTTATCGACGGGTTTGGTGCGGGAGAACTGGTCCAAGGCCTGGCGCAGTTCCTGGCGCCAGGATGCGTCGGTTTTCTCCCGCCGCGCAAATCCGATGATGCGGAAATCCGGCGGCATTTGATTGTCGATGAAAAGGTGGTAGAGGGCCGGGACCAGTTTGCGCGCGGTCAAATCGCCGCTGGCCCCGAAGATGACGATGGAACAGGGGGCCAGTGCTTTGCGGACCTCGCCCAACCGGCACGTACCGATTTCATCGAGTGTTACGGATTGATTCACGAGCGAACATCGCTGAGGTGATGCCTAAATTCAACCGTCCTTTCTATGCGGTCCGCGGTCCGTAGGCTGCAGTTCTTTGCGCTTGCGGGCGGTCTTTATTGTTCCATAATAATTCCCATTAACGTGATGGGGTCGTAGCTCAGTTGGTAGAGCGTCTCGTTCGCAATGAGAAGGTCGCAGGTTCGATTCCTGTCGGCTCCACCATATTGAATTTCGTTCGGATTTGGTCGCTGCGCGTTGCGCAGCGGCGGTGGTTTCAGCCGAGAAATTCCAGGGTTTTTTGAAGGAAACGGCTAGCGTCTGAGAGCGAACAAGGCGGTTCAATCCGACTTTTTGGAGAAATGACTTCATTTCCAATCAGTTGTCGCAAGAAACCCATTTTCTGGCCTGATTTACCTGCAAAACGAGGTTTTTGAGGGGTTCAACCCGCGGCGGCATAGGCCGCAGGCTGGGCGGTGCGCAAATCTGGTTCGAGAAAAAGCACCTTTCCCTGTCCGATTTCTGACCCGGTGGCTAACATGCAATGAGTGACGGATCGGACCGACAGCCTATTGCTGAAAGCCTACGTCGAACG
The window above is part of the Verrucomicrobiia bacterium genome. Proteins encoded here:
- a CDS encoding choice-of-anchor tandem repeat GloVer-containing protein gives rise to the protein MEKPSTIRLHFVLLVIVSALTLVDCLPAQALTTIYNFTAQSTCCGFPTNNDGSRPVGVIALGNTLYGTAQSGGISGIGTVFKVNVDGTGFTVLHYFTNSANPLAGLISSGNTLFGTTECCYGSVFAINTDGMAFRTLHFFPFLDSGMSPRAPLVMSGITLYGTSFGATPSFGYQPDPGSVFEINKDGTGFRYLYVFSIFNSGGAYPQAGLISSGDTFYG
- a CDS encoding glycosyltransferase, with amino-acid sequence MTPATTELPSFPPLAPVPGLRSLEGARLVHVTQSVSRLAGGLFESVRHLSQSVQDATGADLTVLGLEDERAGHDVPCWAPLRVRTQAVIGPGRFGYAPGLSRALKENHPVLVHLHGLWKYPAVAVWRWARRTRRPYIVSPHGMLEPWALTQSLLAKRLAAMLYQRACLRAATCLRATSNMEADGIRRGGYSNRIALVPNGVEVPERLPARTARSRRNRRLLFLSRIHPKKGLLNLVKAWHAAGPSDWELVIAGPDEGGHLAEVKAAAQARGLGQRVIFCGEVWGRDKVKLYCESDLFVLPSLSENFGLVVPEALSCELPVITTQATPWQELERHQCGWWIGTGVAPLAQALKTACALPDAALYEMGRRGRELVAAKYTWGPIGIQMAQVYEWMLGLGERPECVV
- the xylB gene encoding xylulokinase; translation: MRTLLLGIDSGTQSTKVLVVDARDGKVLAAAAQEYELLPDLPPGAKEQHPHTWREATASGIRRALRQAKAVAAEVKAIGVSGQQHGFVPLDRNGEVIRPAKLWCDTSTAAECDEIMERLGGLKKTVRALGNAVLPGFTASKILWLKKHEPKNYQRLATVLLPHDYLNFWLTGERVMEYGDASGTALLDVRKRKWSDTALEAIDPDLAGKLPPLIGSDQPAGVLHSATAKLLDLNPGVLVSAGGGDNMMGAIGTGNTRAGVITASFGTSGTIFACAEKPIVDPQGEIAAFCDSTNRWLPLLCTMNVTVATEMARDDFGWSHEKFAAEAARVAPGSNGLMLLPYFEGERTPNVPDGTGVWFGVTQKTFEAGHFARAAMEGVTLGMNYGLRRLAELGVKPVQIRATGGGAKSKVWRQIMADIFNTEVVTLKVSEGAAYGAALQALWCWRRQQGEKVSISEITHQFVELNSAETAEPCPKDAEVYRQMQELQDDLSLALRGAFSKHRRLMLRGLPGRDIT
- a CDS encoding type I phosphomannose isomerase catalytic subunit, with protein sequence MLYPFTFHPIFKQRVWGGRELERLYGKGLPPSAPIGESWEVSDRPGDVSVIANGPLAGKDLRWLLEQHSSELLGHSTPPEARFPLLIKILDAREKLSLQVHPPPAKAAQLGGEPKTEMWYIAHAEPGAELYAGLKQRVTRAGFEQKLRDGSVADCFHRIPVQAGDAMFLPSGRVHAIGAGLVIFEIQQNSDTTYRVFDWNRAGLDGKPRPLHLRESLESIDFQDFEPGLVSNEFRPISPGTEIRSQTLVNDPLFVVQRYRIGPLATFSLQPHRMQILGVISGQLELRATHLNVLLPGQFVLIPACLAQASISTERPASFLLVQLRLPDPVQKE
- a CDS encoding acetyl-CoA carboxylase carboxyltransferase subunit alpha encodes the protein MKHHLDFEKPIAELQTKLDELKKHPETHSLDLSVDEEVALIEKKLEETKRQIFLNLSAWDRIKIARHPKRPFSLDYFQSAFTDFNELHGDRLFAEDRAVVGGFASLGPHKLVVIGTQKGRDTKENILRNFGSAHPEGYRKALRLMRLADKFGLPIITLIDTAGAYPGIGAEERHIAEAIAVNLREMMLLQVPIIAAVIGEGGSGGALGIGVADRVLILENAYYSVISPEGCAAILWKDRSAAPKAAEALKITAKHLLELGLVDEVVPEPLGGAHTDHDRTTETLKGVLLRHLEQLLALSAAERLKQRYAKFRSFGHFNEKKPAALNGADTPTQ
- the pgl gene encoding 6-phosphogluconolactonase, producing MSHFDLLKHPNPESLAQAAAAAWLDELGRAATQPGPYLVALSGGRIAARFLQRASELGKASADKIFRSVHFFWGDERCVPPDDPESNFGMARQCFLQPLRIPEAQIHRIRGEDQPELAAAQAEAELCSKAQRAANGQPVIDLVFLGMGPEGHVCSLFPGEPEDLALSPAVFRPVVTPKPPPRRITLGYPALAAARQVWLLASGEGKEEALRESLAQTRRTPLARVLAMRSHTRVFTDLAIPT
- the zwf gene encoding glucose-6-phosphate dehydrogenase, whose product is MNQSVTLDEIGTCRLGEVRKALAPCSIVIFGASGDLTARKLVPALYHLFIDNQMPPDFRIIGFARREKTDASWRQELRQALDQFSRTKPVDNNVWEQFSQHISYCRGDLTDPGAYQRLEQQLTALGSEPLRKNLLFYLATLPSQFGSVIEQLHQAGLLQKNDANGRGWQRIVVEKPFGHDLETARQLNRELTRYASEQQVFRIDHYLGKETVQNILMFRFSNATFERLWNRDSIDHVQITVSEELGVGQRGGYYEEAGALRDMVQNHLLQVLSLVAMEPPVSLEAECIRDEKVKLLKSIRRLTPQEVARQVVRGQYFAGKVDSELRVGYRQEPKVKPDSNVETYVGLELFIDNWRWSGVPFFLRTGKCLPLSASEVRVQFRPTPHVLFAAECGQQLDSNSLTLRLQPNEGITLRFNGKVPGTSLAVRPVRMHFSYDSEFGAYTPEAYERLLLEAMAGDATLFIRRDEVETAWQIVDSIRQAWDAKPLTNREFYSAGTWGPVAADDLLAQSGHAWREPAVLTGKGPAARIAEDSPVPRS